The proteins below come from a single Cololabis saira isolate AMF1-May2022 chromosome 2, fColSai1.1, whole genome shotgun sequence genomic window:
- the tgfbrap1 gene encoding transforming growth factor-beta receptor-associated protein 1 homolog isoform X2, which produces MSVKAFELVPAVERDLLMGDKARINIECIECCGKHLYVGTNDCFIHHFLLDEVTSSKGKPCYSAQKLLHKYLGLKKPVAELRAASALERLIVLCEGIVFLVDMVTLETVPSAAGGGAKIRGVTAFCINENPVSGDPFCVEMGVISSKRRTVQIYMVYEDRVQLAKEVTTPEQPCAISLDGYFLCLALATQYMILNYNTGASQDLFPYNSEERRPIVKRISRDEFLLAAPGGLGMFANAEGVSQRAPVNWSECVIAAAVCFPYVVALDENFITIHSMLDQQLKQTLSFRDGHILQDFEGKVMLASTKAVYVLAPLPLERQIQDLLANHRVEEALILIEGAQRNIPKDKFQILHKRILQQAGFIQFGQLQFLEAKEHFRKGQLDVRELISLYPLLLPASSSFTRCHPPLHEFADLHHLAQGDQEKVVRCKKFLITYLKEVRSTEVVNGCREDVDTALLKLYAEQDHDSLLDLLASDNSCVLADSIPWLEKYHKYFALGLLYHCNGQDSAALQLWIRVVDGNLQDSTRSDLYEYIVDFLCCTSSLDLVWKFADWALRNNPTIGVQIFTKRPSSKNQSEMSHDDVITYLGKNHQALLLYLEHLVLEKKIQKEKFHTHLVVLYLERVLSLLSESPTDEKKLTKARERLQALLRESSLYRVQFVLGKMENCDQLLLERATLHGKLEEHDKALHILVHKLRDFPSAEAFCMWASSSRDSAYQKQLFHLLLGAYLDGSTPGKPHAAATAGGDSGELDMAAVDLLNRHGEVFDAIRVLQMLPEGWSLQLLRPFLNRAIRASMHACRTSQIALGLAHSENVQLLHDRVRNGDPQCCASC; this is translated from the exons ATGAGTGTCAAGGCCTTTGAGCTTGTCCCCGCTGTGGAGCGAGACCTCCTCATGGGCGACAAAGCTCGGATCAACATTGAGTGCATTGAATGCTGTGGAAAGCACTTGTACGTGGGGACCAATGACTGCTTCATCCACCACTTCTTGCTGGACGAAGTCACTTCGTCCAAAGGCAAGCCGTGTTACTCGGCTCAGAAGCTACTGCACAAATACCTTGGCTTAAAGAAACCAGTGGCAGAGCTGCGGGCTGCCTCTGCCTTGGAGCGCCTGATAGTGCTTTGCGAGGGAATAGTGTTCCTTGTTGACATGGTAACGCTGGAGACCGTGCCCTCAGCAGCAGGAGGTGGTGCAAAGATCAGAGGAGTGACTGCGTTTTGCATTAATGAGAACCCCGTGAGTGGAGATCCATTCTGTGTGGAAATGGGTGTAATTTCTTCGAAGAGACGGACCGTTCAGATTTATATGGTGTATGAGGACAGAGTGCAGCTGGCTAAGGAGGTGACCACTCCCGAGCAGCCCTGTGCCATCAGTCTGGATGGCTACTTCTTATGCTTGGCCTTGGCCACGCAGTACATGATCCTGAACTACAACACAGGGGCCTCACAAGACCTCTTCCCTTACAACAGTGAGGAGAGGAGACCCATTGTGAAGAGGATCAGCAGGGACGAGTTCCTACTGGCTGCACCTGGTGGCCTCG GAATGTTTGCCAATGCAGAGGGGGTCTCTCAGCGAGCTCCAGTCAACTGGTCGGAGTGTGTAATTGCTGCTGCTGTGTGTTTTCCATACGTGGTGGCTTTGGATGAGAACTTCATCACTATCCACAGCATGTTGGACCAACAACTAAAACAAACACTCTCATTCAGGGATGGACACATTCTGCAAGATTTTGAAG GGAAGGTCATGCTGGCTTCCACTAAGGCCGTGTATGTCCTGGCTCCTCTGCCACTGGAAAGGCAGATTCAAGATTTGTTGGCCAATCACAGGGTGGAGGAAGCACTCATCCTCATAGAGGGAGCGCAGAGAAATATTCCCAAAGACAAGTTCCAG ATTTTGCACAAAAGAATCCTCCAGCAGGCAGGTTTCATACAGTTTGGCCAGCTTCAGTTTCTGGAGGCTAAAGAGCACTTCAG GAAGGGTCAGCTGGATGTGCGGGAGCTCATCTCTCTGTATCCTTTGCTGCTGCCGGCTTCCTCCTCATTTACACGCTGCCACCCTCCTCTCCACGAGTTTGCAGATCTCCACCATCTCGCACAGGGTGATCAGGAGAAGGTGGTGCGATGCAAAAAATTCCTCATCACTTATTTAAAAGAG GTACGAAGCACAGAGGTGGTGAATGGCTGTCGAGAGGATGTGGACACGGCTCTGTTGAAGCTGTATGCCGAACAGGATCACGACAGCCTCTTAGACCTCCTAGCTTCAGACAATTCATGTGTGCTAGCAGACAGCATCCCTTGGCTGGAGAAGTATCACAA atATTTTGCACTTGGGCTGCTCTATCATTGTAATGGTCAGGATTCAGCAGCACTTCAG TTGTGGATTCGTGTGGTAGATGGAAACCTGCAGGATTCGACAAGGTCCGACCTTTATGAGTACATTGTGGACTTTCTCTGCTGCACCTCCAGTCTGGACCTCGTGTGGAAGTTTGCGGACTGGGCATTGCGGAACAATCCCACC ATAGGTGTCCAAATCTTCACAAAGAGGCCTTCCAGCAAAAATCAGTCAGAAATGAGCCACGATGATGTCATCACATACCTGGGGAAAAACCACCAGGCGTTGCTTCTGTACTTGGAACACCTTGTTCTGGAGAAAAAGATACAG AAGGAGAAGTTTCACACACACTTGGTCGTGTTGTACCTGGAGAGGGTCTTATCATTGCTGTCAGAGTCTCCAACGGATGAAAAGAAGTTGACCAAAGCTCGAGAGAGGCTCCAGGCCTTACTCAGGGAGTCCAGCTTATACCGTGTACAGTTTGTTTTAG GTAAAATGGAGAACTGTGACCAACTGCTGCTAGAGCGTGCAACACTACATGGAAAGTTAGAGGAGCACGACAAAGCACTACACATACTGGTGCACAAACTCAGAGACTTCCCGTCCGCTGAGGCCTTCTGCATGTGGGCCTCCTCCAGTCGAGATTCTGCGTACCAAAAGCAGCTGTTTCACCTGCTCTTGGGTGCGTATCTAGATGGGAGCACTCCTGGGAAACCTCACGCAGCAGCAACTGCAGGTGGCGACAGTGGTGAGCTGGATATGGCAGCGGTGGACCTCCTGAATCGGCACGGCGAGGTGTTCGATGCTATCCGTGTTCTTCAAATGCTCCCCGAAGGCTGGTCACTACAGCTGCTGAGGCCTTTTCTGAATCGTGCCATCAGGGCTAGTATGCACGCCTGCCGCACCTCCCAGATTGCTCTGGGGCTCGCCCACTCTGAAAACGTTCAGCTGCTGCACGACAGGGTGAGAAACGGAGATCCACAGTGTTGTGCGAGTTG
- the tgfbrap1 gene encoding transforming growth factor-beta receptor-associated protein 1 homolog isoform X1, with protein MSVKAFELVPAVERDLLMGDKARINIECIECCGKHLYVGTNDCFIHHFLLDEVTSSKGKPCYSAQKLLHKYLGLKKPVAELRAASALERLIVLCEGIVFLVDMVTLETVPSAAGGGAKIRGVTAFCINENPVSGDPFCVEMGVISSKRRTVQIYMVYEDRVQLAKEVTTPEQPCAISLDGYFLCLALATQYMILNYNTGASQDLFPYNSEERRPIVKRISRDEFLLAAPGGLGMFANAEGVSQRAPVNWSECVIAAAVCFPYVVALDENFITIHSMLDQQLKQTLSFRDGHILQDFEGKVMLASTKAVYVLAPLPLERQIQDLLANHRVEEALILIEGAQRNIPKDKFQILHKRILQQAGFIQFGQLQFLEAKEHFRKGQLDVRELISLYPLLLPASSSFTRCHPPLHEFADLHHLAQGDQEKVVRCKKFLITYLKEVRSTEVVNGCREDVDTALLKLYAEQDHDSLLDLLASDNSCVLADSIPWLEKYHKYFALGLLYHCNGQDSAALQLWIRVVDGNLQDSTRSDLYEYIVDFLCCTSSLDLVWKFADWALRNNPTIGVQIFTKRPSSKNQSEMSHDDVITYLGKNHQALLLYLEHLVLEKKIQKEKFHTHLVVLYLERVLSLLSESPTDEKKLTKARERLQALLRESSLYRVQFVLGKMENCDQLLLERATLHGKLEEHDKALHILVHKLRDFPSAEAFCMWASSSRDSAYQKQLFHLLLGAYLDGSTPGKPHAAATAGGDSGELDMAAVDLLNRHGEVFDAIRVLQMLPEGWSLQLLRPFLNRAIRASMHACRTSQIALGLAHSENVQLLHDRLKECRKPILISEKKGCHLCHNTFTEPGVVCLPGGVPVHTHCVAQRVRDSPTKRQLTDSSNHT; from the exons ATGAGTGTCAAGGCCTTTGAGCTTGTCCCCGCTGTGGAGCGAGACCTCCTCATGGGCGACAAAGCTCGGATCAACATTGAGTGCATTGAATGCTGTGGAAAGCACTTGTACGTGGGGACCAATGACTGCTTCATCCACCACTTCTTGCTGGACGAAGTCACTTCGTCCAAAGGCAAGCCGTGTTACTCGGCTCAGAAGCTACTGCACAAATACCTTGGCTTAAAGAAACCAGTGGCAGAGCTGCGGGCTGCCTCTGCCTTGGAGCGCCTGATAGTGCTTTGCGAGGGAATAGTGTTCCTTGTTGACATGGTAACGCTGGAGACCGTGCCCTCAGCAGCAGGAGGTGGTGCAAAGATCAGAGGAGTGACTGCGTTTTGCATTAATGAGAACCCCGTGAGTGGAGATCCATTCTGTGTGGAAATGGGTGTAATTTCTTCGAAGAGACGGACCGTTCAGATTTATATGGTGTATGAGGACAGAGTGCAGCTGGCTAAGGAGGTGACCACTCCCGAGCAGCCCTGTGCCATCAGTCTGGATGGCTACTTCTTATGCTTGGCCTTGGCCACGCAGTACATGATCCTGAACTACAACACAGGGGCCTCACAAGACCTCTTCCCTTACAACAGTGAGGAGAGGAGACCCATTGTGAAGAGGATCAGCAGGGACGAGTTCCTACTGGCTGCACCTGGTGGCCTCG GAATGTTTGCCAATGCAGAGGGGGTCTCTCAGCGAGCTCCAGTCAACTGGTCGGAGTGTGTAATTGCTGCTGCTGTGTGTTTTCCATACGTGGTGGCTTTGGATGAGAACTTCATCACTATCCACAGCATGTTGGACCAACAACTAAAACAAACACTCTCATTCAGGGATGGACACATTCTGCAAGATTTTGAAG GGAAGGTCATGCTGGCTTCCACTAAGGCCGTGTATGTCCTGGCTCCTCTGCCACTGGAAAGGCAGATTCAAGATTTGTTGGCCAATCACAGGGTGGAGGAAGCACTCATCCTCATAGAGGGAGCGCAGAGAAATATTCCCAAAGACAAGTTCCAG ATTTTGCACAAAAGAATCCTCCAGCAGGCAGGTTTCATACAGTTTGGCCAGCTTCAGTTTCTGGAGGCTAAAGAGCACTTCAG GAAGGGTCAGCTGGATGTGCGGGAGCTCATCTCTCTGTATCCTTTGCTGCTGCCGGCTTCCTCCTCATTTACACGCTGCCACCCTCCTCTCCACGAGTTTGCAGATCTCCACCATCTCGCACAGGGTGATCAGGAGAAGGTGGTGCGATGCAAAAAATTCCTCATCACTTATTTAAAAGAG GTACGAAGCACAGAGGTGGTGAATGGCTGTCGAGAGGATGTGGACACGGCTCTGTTGAAGCTGTATGCCGAACAGGATCACGACAGCCTCTTAGACCTCCTAGCTTCAGACAATTCATGTGTGCTAGCAGACAGCATCCCTTGGCTGGAGAAGTATCACAA atATTTTGCACTTGGGCTGCTCTATCATTGTAATGGTCAGGATTCAGCAGCACTTCAG TTGTGGATTCGTGTGGTAGATGGAAACCTGCAGGATTCGACAAGGTCCGACCTTTATGAGTACATTGTGGACTTTCTCTGCTGCACCTCCAGTCTGGACCTCGTGTGGAAGTTTGCGGACTGGGCATTGCGGAACAATCCCACC ATAGGTGTCCAAATCTTCACAAAGAGGCCTTCCAGCAAAAATCAGTCAGAAATGAGCCACGATGATGTCATCACATACCTGGGGAAAAACCACCAGGCGTTGCTTCTGTACTTGGAACACCTTGTTCTGGAGAAAAAGATACAG AAGGAGAAGTTTCACACACACTTGGTCGTGTTGTACCTGGAGAGGGTCTTATCATTGCTGTCAGAGTCTCCAACGGATGAAAAGAAGTTGACCAAAGCTCGAGAGAGGCTCCAGGCCTTACTCAGGGAGTCCAGCTTATACCGTGTACAGTTTGTTTTAG GTAAAATGGAGAACTGTGACCAACTGCTGCTAGAGCGTGCAACACTACATGGAAAGTTAGAGGAGCACGACAAAGCACTACACATACTGGTGCACAAACTCAGAGACTTCCCGTCCGCTGAGGCCTTCTGCATGTGGGCCTCCTCCAGTCGAGATTCTGCGTACCAAAAGCAGCTGTTTCACCTGCTCTTGGGTGCGTATCTAGATGGGAGCACTCCTGGGAAACCTCACGCAGCAGCAACTGCAGGTGGCGACAGTGGTGAGCTGGATATGGCAGCGGTGGACCTCCTGAATCGGCACGGCGAGGTGTTCGATGCTATCCGTGTTCTTCAAATGCTCCCCGAAGGCTGGTCACTACAGCTGCTGAGGCCTTTTCTGAATCGTGCCATCAGGGCTAGTATGCACGCCTGCCGCACCTCCCAGATTGCTCTGGGGCTCGCCCACTCTGAAAACGTTCAGCTGCTGCACGACAGG